One region of Pseudoalteromonas galatheae genomic DNA includes:
- a CDS encoding Na+/H+ antiporter NhaC family protein — protein MAEPSAISIIPPVVVLTLAIILRRPILSLILGALVGLALLDPATILANFADASLKVMGDETIGWLILVCGTFGALIALLVHTGGALAFGRNALKMAKGPRSSLLMTYFLGVIIFIDDYLNALTVGETMRRVTDKFKISREMLAYVVDSTAAPICVLVPLSTWAVFFGGLLVDNGVAGEGQGVSTYIQAIPYMLYAWVAVIMVPLVILGIVPLFGPMKKAELAAKQGQPALEQVDLEEVHTPDHYAAKAIEQEFEQADTQGKLVNFLVPIGLLVAFTVYFDIDVWKGLLATLAVTMPFYMVQRLMPLADMLEQMINGFKCMLPAIGTVIAAFIFKDVCDQLLLPQYVINALSPYMTAGLLPAMVFLSMAILAFATGSSWGIFAVTIPIVMPLAVAVDANIPLVIGALLSASSFGSQACFYSDSTVLAAQGSDCNLVSHAITQLPYALIAAAIAFVGFLIIA, from the coding sequence ATGGCTGAGCCAAGTGCAATTAGCATCATTCCCCCAGTCGTCGTATTGACGCTTGCAATTATCTTACGTCGTCCTATCTTGTCCCTTATTTTAGGGGCGCTTGTAGGACTCGCATTGTTAGACCCTGCTACCATATTGGCAAATTTTGCTGATGCTTCGCTAAAAGTGATGGGCGATGAAACTATCGGCTGGCTTATTCTGGTATGTGGTACGTTTGGTGCTTTGATAGCGCTGTTGGTGCACACGGGCGGTGCCTTAGCATTTGGACGTAATGCATTGAAAATGGCAAAAGGGCCAAGGTCGTCTTTGCTTATGACCTATTTTTTAGGTGTGATCATTTTTATTGATGACTATCTTAATGCGCTGACGGTAGGTGAGACGATGCGTCGTGTTACCGATAAGTTTAAGATTTCTAGGGAAATGCTTGCCTATGTAGTGGATTCAACCGCTGCGCCCATCTGTGTTTTAGTACCGCTTTCGACTTGGGCGGTGTTCTTTGGAGGTTTGTTGGTTGATAACGGTGTCGCGGGAGAAGGACAGGGGGTCAGTACCTATATTCAGGCAATTCCATATATGCTGTATGCTTGGGTGGCCGTAATTATGGTGCCACTGGTGATACTTGGTATTGTGCCACTATTCGGCCCAATGAAAAAAGCAGAGCTTGCAGCTAAACAAGGACAACCTGCGCTTGAACAGGTTGATTTGGAAGAAGTACATACACCGGATCACTATGCTGCAAAAGCCATTGAGCAGGAATTTGAACAAGCCGACACTCAAGGTAAACTAGTTAACTTTTTGGTGCCTATTGGTTTGCTCGTGGCGTTTACGGTGTACTTTGACATTGATGTATGGAAAGGCTTGTTAGCGACTTTGGCAGTGACCATGCCATTTTATATGGTGCAAAGGTTGATGCCGCTTGCAGACATGCTTGAGCAAATGATCAATGGTTTTAAATGCATGCTACCCGCGATAGGAACGGTTATCGCCGCATTTATCTTTAAGGATGTGTGCGATCAACTGCTATTGCCACAATATGTAATAAACGCACTGAGTCCTTATATGACGGCCGGTTTGCTGCCTGCGATGGTGTTTTTATCTATGGCTATTTTGGCCTTTGCAACAGGCTCTAGTTGGGGGATCTTCGCCGTGACTATTCCTATCGTGATGCCATTGGCCGTTGCTGTAGATGCTAATATTCCTCTGGTGATAGGCGCATTGTTGTCGGCATCATCATTTGGAAGTCAGGCATGTTTCTACTCGGATTCTACGGTATTGGCAGCCCAAGGCTCAGATTGTAACTTAGTCAGTCACGCCATCACTCAGCTACCTTATGCGTTGATTGCGGCTGCAATTGCCTTTGTTGGCTTCTTGATCATTGCATAA
- a CDS encoding GNAT family N-acetyltransferase, with amino-acid sequence MTYYAIEDALWPEILTLQSQAYHDVAPETVDILKSKWMCSPKSCFIFKQHRAVNAYLLAHPWYDERPPSLFTLLPEQPASSSLFLHDLAVSQAVSGQGIGALMIKRLVELATQMGYCRIRLVAVQNSVGF; translated from the coding sequence ATGACTTATTACGCTATCGAAGATGCGTTGTGGCCTGAGATCCTAACGCTACAAAGTCAGGCGTATCATGATGTTGCGCCAGAAACTGTGGATATCCTAAAAAGTAAATGGATGTGCTCGCCAAAGAGTTGTTTTATTTTTAAACAACATCGAGCCGTGAATGCCTATTTACTGGCGCACCCTTGGTACGATGAAAGGCCGCCGAGTTTGTTTACATTACTTCCTGAACAACCGGCTAGTTCGTCGTTGTTTCTACATGACCTAGCTGTTTCACAAGCCGTATCTGGGCAGGGAATTGGAGCCTTGATGATTAAACGCTTAGTTGAGTTGGCGACCCAAATGGGGTACTGTCGCATTCGGCTCGTGGCTGTACAAAATAGCGTAGGGTTTTGA
- a CDS encoding GFA family protein, with the protein MAVNFVGGCLCGHIRFTATGVPHNPHTCSCKMCQRHSGALTVAWVEFASEEVSWDGPGGAPKVWRSSDYSSRAFCPECGSTLGAIDDAPIIALMLGVFDANSRKTLEPKSHSYISRRPKWWRIG; encoded by the coding sequence ATGGCTGTCAATTTTGTTGGAGGGTGTTTATGTGGGCATATCCGTTTTACTGCAACCGGAGTACCTCATAACCCCCATACTTGCTCCTGTAAAATGTGCCAACGGCACAGTGGTGCGTTAACTGTCGCTTGGGTAGAGTTCGCAAGTGAAGAGGTAAGCTGGGATGGGCCTGGCGGTGCGCCTAAGGTGTGGCGTTCATCGGATTATTCATCGCGCGCTTTTTGCCCTGAGTGTGGTAGCACATTAGGTGCAATAGATGACGCGCCTATCATTGCACTAATGCTCGGCGTTTTTGATGCCAATAGCCGTAAAACCCTAGAACCCAAATCCCACTCTTATATTTCAAGAAGGCCAAAGTGGTGGCGTATAGGGTGA
- a CDS encoding DUF4265 domain-containing protein, whose amino-acid sequence MNDVVTDKVRFTFKNHPQGCAEEFIVAMAVGDNIYQIKGAPLFAFGVNYDDHVLVAPDTKGSLEVIDIVARSEYHSLRIRFTNELETAKNIELLQELTLSGVESEQFDNGRFALTVSPQREYESFIDILHYYQELGVLKYELAGEPHDSFEGNRA is encoded by the coding sequence ATGAATGATGTAGTTACTGACAAAGTACGGTTTACTTTTAAAAACCATCCCCAAGGATGTGCTGAAGAATTTATTGTTGCTATGGCAGTAGGCGATAACATTTATCAGATAAAAGGCGCTCCGCTTTTTGCTTTTGGTGTTAACTATGACGACCACGTTTTGGTTGCACCAGATACCAAAGGTTCTTTAGAAGTTATCGATATAGTGGCTCGAAGTGAGTACCACTCTTTGCGGATCCGCTTTACAAACGAGTTAGAAACTGCCAAAAACATAGAGTTGCTTCAAGAGCTTACTCTATCTGGCGTGGAGAGCGAGCAATTTGATAATGGGCGCTTTGCGTTGACGGTTTCACCGCAAAGAGAATACGAATCTTTTATCGATATTCTGCATTATTATCAGGAGCTTGGAGTGTTGAAGTATGAACTTGCCGGCGAGCCTCACGATAGCTTTGAAGGTAACCGTGCGTAA
- a CDS encoding DMT family transporter, giving the protein MSWLLLVFAGLLEVAWAIGLKFTGGFTKPVPSIITLVAMAASFYFLSIALRTLPLSVAYSVWVGIGMVGSIIVGIVYFKEPLSLFKLLSLLLIVMGIIGLKLFSQS; this is encoded by the coding sequence ATGAGCTGGTTGCTACTTGTTTTTGCAGGTTTATTGGAAGTCGCTTGGGCTATTGGTTTGAAATTTACCGGCGGTTTTACTAAGCCTGTTCCCTCGATTATTACATTAGTGGCGATGGCCGCAAGTTTCTACTTCCTCAGTATTGCACTTCGAACTTTACCTCTTAGCGTTGCTTATTCCGTCTGGGTTGGTATTGGCATGGTAGGGTCGATTATTGTGGGCATTGTCTATTTTAAAGAGCCTTTGTCATTATTTAAGCTACTCAGTTTACTGTTGATAGTGATGGGGATTATCGGCCTAAAACTATTCTCGCAGAGTTAG
- a CDS encoding VWA domain-containing protein translates to MADVKQASVSQSSTESEAEKDRRWRLVLGADPEENDGLSESDKRLNAALSAVYGSSESAKGRGSLSRSAPKVSQWLGDIRSFFPTSVVQVVQKDAFERLGLKQMLMEPEFLSAIEADVHLVADLVSLRSVMPEKTVDTARQVIQKVVDELMQRLEQKTSESIRGAINKSKKTFRPRFNDIDWHRTIHANLRHYQRDYNTIVPEKLVGFMRQQRRITDLDEVILCVDQSGSMATSVVYSSIFAAVMASIPAVKTQLVCFDTAVIDMTEELQDPVSVLFGVQLGGGTDINQAVAYCEEKIERPSKTHLILITDLFEGGDEKALKARVANLIRQDVNVITLLALSDDGKPAYDSTMAADFAAIGSPVFACTPDQFPELMATALKREDVLAWAANQDIKTVRAPEI, encoded by the coding sequence GTGGCAGATGTAAAGCAAGCGTCCGTATCGCAATCTAGCACCGAATCTGAGGCTGAAAAAGATCGTCGCTGGCGGTTGGTGCTTGGTGCAGATCCTGAAGAAAATGATGGACTGTCGGAGTCAGATAAACGTTTAAATGCAGCTTTAAGTGCAGTTTATGGTAGTAGTGAAAGTGCGAAAGGCCGGGGTAGTTTATCGCGCTCAGCACCCAAAGTTTCCCAATGGCTTGGCGATATTCGCAGTTTTTTTCCAACGAGTGTTGTACAGGTAGTACAAAAAGATGCATTTGAGCGACTGGGATTGAAGCAAATGCTAATGGAGCCCGAGTTTCTTTCAGCCATAGAAGCGGATGTGCATTTAGTTGCTGACCTTGTGAGCCTTCGCTCAGTAATGCCAGAAAAAACGGTGGATACCGCACGGCAAGTGATCCAAAAAGTGGTTGATGAACTGATGCAGCGATTAGAGCAAAAGACATCGGAATCCATACGAGGCGCAATTAACAAGTCTAAGAAGACGTTTAGACCTCGTTTTAATGATATCGATTGGCACCGTACCATTCATGCCAATTTACGTCATTACCAGCGAGACTATAACACCATAGTGCCCGAAAAACTGGTGGGTTTTATGCGCCAGCAGCGCCGTATCACAGATTTAGATGAAGTGATTTTATGCGTTGACCAATCAGGCTCTATGGCTACCTCAGTTGTGTATAGTTCGATTTTTGCAGCAGTGATGGCCTCCATCCCTGCTGTAAAAACACAACTAGTGTGCTTCGATACGGCAGTCATAGATATGACCGAGGAGCTGCAAGACCCTGTTAGCGTGCTGTTTGGTGTACAGTTAGGTGGTGGAACGGATATCAATCAAGCAGTTGCATACTGCGAAGAAAAGATAGAAAGACCATCAAAAACGCACTTGATCTTAATTACTGATCTGTTCGAAGGCGGTGATGAAAAAGCGCTCAAGGCTCGTGTCGCAAATTTGATCAGGCAAGATGTGAACGTTATCACTTTGCTGGCGCTTAGTGACGATGGCAAACCTGCTTATGACAGTACAATGGCAGCTGACTTCGCTGCAATTGGTTCACCTGTTTTTGCCTGTACCCCGGATCAGTTTCCTGAATTGATGGCTACAGCACTGAAACGTGAAGATGTATTGGCTTGGGCTGCAAACCAAGATATTAAAACGGTACGCGCACCTGAAATATAA
- a CDS encoding DUF5682 family protein — MSNVHYFGIRHHGPGSSQRLMAALQALQPQCILVEGPADCSALLPMLAANDTRPPVALLAYAAGDATQSVFYPFAEYSPEYQATLYAIKHSTELAFIDVPVNIQLASQAQASDEAEQTQAEEDKTREGHGETRALTSDPIAVLANLAGYEDGEAWWNDLIEQSHGNDLEVFNAVSSAMAALRESINPAHPAIQRDLVREAYMRLEIAKAKKHCSGPIAVVCGAWHVPALQEKHTAKSDRELIKTLPAKLSAKKLKATWVPWTSARLSSASGYGAGVTAPMWYQHLWQQQNNANLVTHWLVKVTEQMRLIGQVVSTASVIEATRLCQTLAAVRGRPSVGFEEIREAVIACLCFGEAKIWQQIEAKVLLGAEVGEIPADAPLIPLIEDLQQQQKKLKLKPEALPRDLSLDLRSEAGEGKSVLLHRLNILDIPWGGLSDSGKSRGTFRENWRLTWQPEYAVKLVEHLVYGSTIAQAANTKMTEQMRTQRSLSKLASYVSGCLEAQLDQAASIGITLLEKRAAQSSDCIELLESIPPLIDVSRYGTARKISLGHIEELIERLTVQAAISIPYACRNLDDDEASHYHRALSASHHALLVTDWNGAVESQWWKALNTLVESGQTSLQLAGLAARLMYQADKMATSELELLLGKMLSAAVIPADAARYFDGFFSDAVDRLLYDDILLSAIEHWLVGLDETAFVECLPLFRRIFASLDAMERKRLIDRVLLGREKVSVEFTINERALQSWPQHLASISTLLNGGKQWQM, encoded by the coding sequence ATGTCGAACGTCCATTACTTTGGCATTCGCCACCATGGACCTGGGTCAAGCCAACGACTCATGGCCGCATTACAGGCATTGCAGCCCCAGTGCATATTGGTAGAGGGGCCAGCAGATTGCTCCGCGCTATTACCAATGTTGGCGGCAAACGATACGCGTCCACCCGTTGCCTTGCTAGCTTATGCCGCTGGAGATGCAACACAAAGTGTGTTTTATCCTTTTGCTGAGTATTCACCAGAATATCAGGCGACTTTGTACGCCATCAAGCACAGCACTGAGTTGGCCTTTATTGATGTGCCTGTAAACATCCAATTGGCATCACAAGCACAAGCAAGTGATGAAGCCGAGCAGACGCAAGCCGAGGAGGATAAAACTAGGGAAGGGCATGGCGAAACGCGTGCACTGACCTCAGATCCGATCGCTGTGTTGGCAAACTTAGCTGGTTATGAAGATGGTGAAGCATGGTGGAATGACTTAATAGAGCAAAGTCACGGAAATGACCTTGAAGTGTTTAACGCGGTGAGCTCGGCAATGGCGGCTCTGCGTGAAAGCATAAATCCTGCTCATCCAGCCATACAGCGTGACCTAGTGCGTGAAGCTTACATGCGACTTGAAATAGCCAAAGCGAAAAAGCATTGTTCAGGTCCTATCGCCGTTGTATGTGGCGCGTGGCATGTTCCCGCTTTACAAGAAAAGCACACTGCAAAAAGCGACCGAGAGTTAATTAAAACATTGCCTGCAAAGCTCTCTGCAAAAAAACTAAAGGCAACTTGGGTGCCTTGGACTTCCGCCCGTTTGTCTAGTGCCTCTGGGTATGGTGCCGGGGTAACAGCACCGATGTGGTATCAACATTTATGGCAACAACAAAACAACGCCAACTTGGTGACCCATTGGTTAGTAAAAGTCACAGAGCAAATGCGCTTAATTGGCCAAGTTGTGTCGACTGCTTCGGTCATTGAAGCGACACGCTTATGTCAAACGTTGGCTGCGGTGCGCGGCCGACCATCTGTTGGTTTTGAAGAAATCCGAGAGGCTGTCATTGCGTGTTTATGCTTCGGTGAAGCTAAGATTTGGCAGCAAATTGAAGCCAAGGTGTTGTTGGGCGCCGAGGTTGGTGAGATCCCAGCTGATGCGCCTTTGATCCCACTGATTGAAGATTTACAACAGCAACAAAAGAAGCTCAAACTTAAACCAGAAGCATTGCCACGAGATCTCTCTCTTGACTTACGTAGTGAAGCGGGAGAAGGAAAGTCTGTTCTATTGCACCGTTTAAACATTCTCGATATTCCTTGGGGGGGGCTCAGTGATAGCGGCAAGAGTCGAGGCACATTTCGTGAAAACTGGCGGTTAACTTGGCAGCCTGAATATGCAGTGAAACTGGTTGAGCACCTTGTGTACGGTAGCACCATTGCGCAAGCTGCAAACACTAAAATGACTGAGCAAATGCGTACGCAGAGGAGTTTGAGTAAGCTTGCAAGCTACGTTAGTGGGTGCCTAGAGGCTCAGCTCGATCAGGCGGCTAGTATCGGAATAACACTGCTCGAAAAACGGGCTGCACAATCTAGTGATTGTATTGAATTGTTGGAGAGTATTCCGCCTTTAATTGATGTGAGCCGTTACGGTACTGCCCGTAAGATATCGCTTGGTCATATAGAAGAACTGATTGAAAGATTGACCGTTCAAGCCGCAATTTCAATTCCTTACGCTTGTCGCAATTTGGATGATGATGAGGCGTCGCACTACCACAGAGCATTGAGTGCAAGCCACCATGCCTTACTTGTGACGGACTGGAATGGAGCGGTTGAAAGCCAGTGGTGGAAAGCACTAAATACCTTGGTTGAGAGTGGTCAAACTAGTTTGCAGCTCGCTGGGCTTGCTGCAAGGCTCATGTATCAAGCGGACAAAATGGCGACTTCTGAACTTGAGCTGCTGCTTGGAAAAATGCTCTCAGCTGCAGTGATACCCGCAGATGCTGCCAGATATTTTGATGGCTTTTTCTCTGATGCGGTTGACCGACTTTTGTATGACGACATACTGCTTAGCGCAATAGAGCATTGGCTAGTGGGATTAGATGAAACCGCTTTTGTTGAATGTTTACCCTTATTTAGGCGGATATTTGCTTCGCTTGATGCGATGGAGCGCAAACGTTTGATAGATAGAGTGTTGCTAGGTAGAGAAAAGGTGAGCGTTGAATTTACCATCAATGAGCGTGCGCTACAGAGCTGGCCTCAACACTTGGCTAGCATTTCAACATTATTGAATGGGGGTAAGCAGTGGCAGATGTAA
- a CDS encoding ATP-binding protein, whose amino-acid sequence MSGILRQPAEITYQTELDALKAEDVGNKPENWALSPQAVVTYLLGGKTKSGVEISPKYIGNRRLIETAVATLATDRALLLLGVPGTAKSWVSEHLAAGICGNSTQVIQCTAGTDENQIRYGWNYAQLLANGPSREALVPTPLYRAMESGTLCRLEELTRMGSDVQDTLITVLSEKMLPIPELNEAVYAQRGFNIIATANNRDKGVNELSAALKRRFNVVVLPLPDDMAQEISIISKRVAEMSASLELPMPLDAQSEIEKVVTMFRELRGGETLDGKVTLKTPTGNLSTAEAIAVMVGGLSQANWFGNGRLDAENLSSNLVGAIVKDPVQDKAVLEEYLETVLKKRPAYSDYYKIINEVL is encoded by the coding sequence ATGAGTGGCATCCTTCGCCAACCGGCAGAAATCACTTATCAAACAGAACTAGATGCACTAAAAGCCGAGGACGTAGGCAATAAACCTGAAAATTGGGCGTTATCGCCGCAGGCAGTGGTAACGTATTTGCTGGGTGGTAAAACTAAAAGCGGTGTTGAAATAAGTCCAAAGTACATAGGTAATCGCCGATTAATTGAAACCGCGGTAGCAACACTTGCAACCGATCGCGCTTTATTGTTACTCGGTGTGCCGGGCACGGCTAAGTCTTGGGTGTCTGAACACCTTGCTGCGGGGATCTGTGGTAACAGTACTCAGGTTATTCAATGTACAGCAGGCACAGACGAAAACCAGATCCGCTACGGTTGGAACTATGCACAGCTTTTGGCAAATGGGCCAAGCCGTGAAGCGCTCGTGCCAACACCTTTATATCGTGCAATGGAATCAGGGACGCTTTGCCGCCTTGAAGAGTTAACGCGCATGGGTTCGGACGTGCAAGATACGTTGATCACGGTATTGTCAGAAAAAATGTTACCAATCCCGGAGTTGAATGAAGCCGTCTATGCCCAACGAGGCTTTAATATCATTGCGACAGCAAATAATCGTGATAAAGGCGTGAACGAACTGTCGGCTGCATTAAAACGCCGCTTTAATGTTGTGGTGCTGCCCCTACCGGATGATATGGCGCAGGAAATATCAATCATCTCAAAACGCGTCGCAGAAATGAGCGCGAGCTTAGAATTACCGATGCCACTGGATGCACAAAGTGAAATTGAAAAAGTAGTCACTATGTTTAGAGAATTACGTGGCGGTGAAACCCTTGATGGTAAAGTAACACTCAAAACGCCGACAGGAAACCTTTCAACAGCGGAAGCAATTGCTGTGATGGTTGGTGGACTGAGTCAAGCAAATTGGTTTGGCAATGGTAGATTAGATGCTGAAAACCTCAGCAGCAATTTGGTTGGCGCTATTGTAAAAGACCCCGTGCAAGACAAAGCGGTGCTTGAAGAATACTTGGAAACGGTGCTTAAGAAACGCCCAGCCTATTCGGACTATTACAAGATAATCAACGAAGTATTGTAA
- a CDS encoding DUF5691 domain-containing protein encodes MLSNVARDELLKIDALYKRWLVGGNAATLTAQCLPSSWACKDGERTEIQQRRMALILAVQQREWLLRQAPPSNLQAKSALPSLTLPCLIDSLRPSFRTSLAHLKKQYFASTKHLLNLLLDRGYCAHPADWLPQVNDEVPAIYWPWCEWVANQHHSASNLQGEPLTKENWDDFFPAQRLALLRALRRSNAAEARELIAACAHKEAADKRLNIIEVLGINLQADDQPYLESLINDRAKKIVTLSQQLLARLGVGSAKVEGVEQSQLAPELAQWFEVKKSGLLIKKIEVVPALLKSKKQQALRSEWLQVVSLSAFAQALGIELSILVKHWQFSQNRQHDNECFVGNAVANLSDEYIHLMIEQLLASLPDYPDGLSLLALFLPRMDQTYRSKIMFDLLTNHKVQLSFADCMDYVSQPQLELDWQLVCKTQAWQALSVLISKQIKETNHIDEYTITRELMALGLLLPASCAREALSQILALGVVNVDPMLDMLKFNIQLSDLKPIYSN; translated from the coding sequence ATGCTAAGCAACGTTGCTAGGGATGAGCTATTAAAAATCGACGCACTTTATAAACGTTGGTTAGTAGGCGGTAATGCAGCGACATTAACAGCGCAATGTTTACCATCTAGTTGGGCGTGTAAAGACGGTGAGCGGACCGAGATACAGCAACGCAGAATGGCACTCATTTTGGCTGTGCAACAGCGTGAATGGTTATTACGTCAAGCTCCACCATCTAATTTACAAGCAAAGTCTGCATTACCCTCACTTACGTTGCCTTGTCTAATCGACTCACTGAGACCGAGCTTTCGTACTTCCCTTGCTCATCTTAAGAAGCAATATTTTGCATCAACTAAGCATTTGTTAAATTTGCTTTTAGATAGAGGGTATTGCGCGCATCCTGCAGATTGGCTTCCGCAGGTAAATGACGAGGTCCCTGCTATTTATTGGCCTTGGTGTGAATGGGTGGCAAATCAACATCACAGCGCGTCGAACCTACAGGGTGAACCGTTGACGAAGGAAAACTGGGACGATTTTTTCCCTGCGCAGCGTTTGGCACTGCTTCGGGCATTACGACGCAGTAATGCTGCTGAAGCTAGGGAGCTCATCGCTGCTTGTGCACACAAAGAAGCTGCGGATAAGCGACTAAATATCATCGAAGTTTTAGGAATTAACTTACAAGCTGACGATCAGCCTTATTTAGAAAGTTTAATAAACGATCGTGCAAAAAAGATTGTCACCTTGTCTCAACAATTGTTGGCCAGACTGGGCGTTGGGAGTGCCAAGGTCGAGGGCGTAGAGCAGTCTCAACTTGCACCAGAGCTGGCACAGTGGTTTGAAGTCAAAAAGTCAGGACTGCTAATCAAGAAAATTGAGGTCGTTCCCGCTTTACTGAAAAGTAAAAAGCAACAAGCATTGCGCTCTGAGTGGCTACAAGTGGTATCGCTGTCGGCATTTGCCCAAGCGCTCGGAATAGAGTTATCGATTCTTGTTAAGCATTGGCAATTTAGTCAGAACCGACAACATGATAACGAGTGCTTTGTCGGTAACGCGGTTGCTAACCTATCTGATGAATACATTCATCTTATGATTGAGCAATTATTGGCGTCACTACCTGATTATCCGGATGGGTTGAGCTTGCTGGCTTTATTTCTGCCAAGGATGGATCAAACCTACCGCAGCAAAATCATGTTTGACTTACTGACTAACCACAAAGTCCAATTAAGTTTTGCTGATTGTATGGACTACGTGAGCCAGCCACAATTGGAACTGGACTGGCAATTGGTGTGTAAGACTCAGGCTTGGCAGGCGTTAAGTGTATTGATAAGCAAGCAGATAAAAGAAACTAACCATATTGACGAATACACCATAACTCGGGAATTGATGGCACTTGGTTTATTGCTGCCAGCAAGTTGCGCACGCGAGGCGTTAAGTCAAATACTCGCACTCGGTGTGGTGAATGTAGATCCCATGCTCGATATGCTTAAATTTAATATTCAATTATCGGATCTGAAACCAATTTATTCTAATTAA
- a CDS encoding SWIM zinc finger family protein — MEISLETIQELAPDQASLKAAKGLLKPAKWPVLGQASEINTIWGECQGSGSKPYYTVADVVDHGYKCTCPSRKFPCKHVLALLWQFSDAGSSFTEAEVPQWVTDWLGRRRRAPTNNQTQETKTTPSKDINATAEASETLSAEELAKKEAQQKQRAAQSKAKTEACVSDGLIEFQQWLDDQLVNGISQLIKEITERCRRIAARLVDAKATNFAARIDELPAKIMPLCSTLQPQAVYQELGKLALLSEAWFVDCDNIDVRRAIVTGETREQVLSNPHSVRVKGIWETVGERIETRKDGLIAHSKWLINITEPHVEPALLLDFYPAATGRKTVSNSIGRKIEGELIFYPAKILQRALLGEYKAFEGKYDEAELAVMDHQLQFQRHLSATPWIEEFPAILGAGRVLDDGKGTFWWCSSDGTQTLVLSNNEVNPVILGSELERAFVVSSGSKGTLLSVTTKNWGVIAC; from the coding sequence ATGGAAATCTCACTTGAAACAATTCAGGAGCTTGCGCCCGATCAAGCTTCTCTAAAAGCCGCAAAAGGTTTGTTAAAACCAGCAAAATGGCCAGTACTTGGACAAGCTTCTGAGATCAATACGATTTGGGGAGAATGTCAGGGGTCAGGCTCAAAGCCGTATTACACTGTCGCTGATGTGGTCGATCATGGCTATAAATGTACCTGTCCATCTCGAAAATTTCCTTGTAAACACGTATTAGCGCTGTTGTGGCAATTTTCCGATGCAGGCTCAAGCTTTACTGAAGCTGAGGTACCACAATGGGTTACTGATTGGTTGGGTCGGCGCCGGCGAGCCCCTACAAACAATCAAACGCAAGAGACAAAAACAACCCCGAGCAAAGACATTAATGCCACCGCTGAGGCTAGTGAAACATTAAGCGCAGAAGAGTTGGCTAAAAAAGAAGCACAGCAGAAACAGCGCGCTGCGCAAAGTAAAGCAAAAACAGAGGCCTGCGTAAGTGACGGTTTAATTGAGTTTCAGCAGTGGTTAGATGACCAATTAGTGAATGGTATTAGCCAGCTCATAAAGGAAATAACAGAACGTTGTCGCCGAATTGCTGCACGTTTGGTTGATGCAAAAGCCACTAATTTTGCGGCTCGCATTGACGAGTTGCCCGCAAAAATCATGCCTCTGTGTTCTACCTTACAGCCACAAGCGGTTTATCAAGAGCTCGGTAAATTGGCACTACTGAGTGAAGCTTGGTTTGTTGATTGTGACAATATTGATGTTCGCAGAGCCATTGTAACGGGGGAAACACGGGAGCAAGTGCTATCCAACCCGCACTCAGTCCGAGTTAAGGGTATTTGGGAAACCGTTGGAGAGCGTATTGAAACCCGTAAAGATGGTCTAATCGCCCATTCAAAATGGTTGATAAACATAACAGAACCTCATGTTGAACCGGCCTTGTTGCTTGATTTTTACCCTGCAGCAACAGGGCGAAAAACGGTGAGTAATAGCATTGGCAGGAAAATTGAGGGTGAGCTCATTTTTTACCCAGCTAAAATTTTGCAACGCGCTTTGTTAGGTGAATATAAAGCGTTTGAGGGGAAGTATGATGAAGCTGAGCTCGCTGTTATGGATCATCAATTGCAATTTCAGCGTCATTTAAGTGCGACGCCTTGGATAGAAGAGTTTCCTGCGATATTAGGTGCAGGTCGAGTGCTAGACGATGGAAAAGGGACGTTTTGGTGGTGTTCAAGTGACGGTACGCAGACGCTGGTGCTGAGCAACAATGAAGTCAATCCCGTGATATTAGGTAGCGAACTTGAGCGGGCATTTGTCGTCTCTTCGGGCTCTAAGGGGACGCTTCTGAGCGTAACAACAAAAAATTGGGGGGTTATTGCATGCTAA